A stretch of Mya arenaria isolate MELC-2E11 chromosome 14, ASM2691426v1 DNA encodes these proteins:
- the LOC128216326 gene encoding fork head domain transcription factor slp2-like, producing MYGTTMQGGYLDGSGFQNGLYAPLGYDGSSIKLHHGHFQETQENCYHGYNSPLSGSVHYTSREPPSYSESAVFQNGYISGAGSPYYKMAGNTEFTGLSREGMLLKTDIVDNHMAEGVIGQRYESEVNEMTGVPSDQHQQTSDQHNLKLVSEHISEFKTDLNLQEPLPTENSSECLNSVELKETDELCKADDSVESGALATDDDKARGNSDVKPALSYIALIAKAILESNQKRLSLGSIYNWIEKNYPYYINKGQGWRNSVRHNLSLNDCFIKAGRCEDGKGNYWAIHPANIQDFMRGDFRQRRRSRRRGRKKDCDLGMYHMANGYLGTTPPIAPSVPFNPAPALSSIYSPYTEAERRAYRLDDALLRQNMNNPFMKWYHGNGSYGNQTPGCNSAVYNSPSPQWQTGYPEQPTYPLNAALSTRWKLHHSNTRLRSRRKAKWEMKQNWTKWEEKQDGKNGKRNKMGGNGKRNKMGKMGRETKWGKWVKKQNGKNGGEAKWGKWEKKQNGEKWEEKQNGGNGKRNKMGRVKLWTSSRKIV from the exons ATGTACGGAACCACAATGCAAGGTGGCTATTTAGACGGAAGCGGATTCCAGAATGGTCTCTACGCTCCTCTCGGATATGACGGAAGTTCAATAAAGCTCCATCATGGCCATTTCCAAGAAACACAAGAAAACTGCTATCATGGATACAACAGCCCGCTTTCCGGAAGTGTTCATTACACATCGCGCGAGCCGCCATCATATTCCGAATCCGCGGTGTTCCAAAATGGCTACATTTCCGGAGCCGGATCGCCTTACTATAAAATGGCCGGAAATACTGAGTTTACAGGACTTTCCAGAGAAGGTATGCTTCTTAAGACAGACATTGTTGACAACCATATGGCCGAAGGTGTGATTGGTCAACGGTACGAAAGTGAAGTGAACGAAATGACTGGGGTACCAAGCGACCAACACCAACAGACAAGTGATCAACATAATCTAAAGCTAGTTTCTGAACACATTTCAGAATTTAAAACTGACTTAAACTTACAAGAACCTTTACCGACCGAGAATTCCTCCGAATGTTTGAATTCTGTTGAATTAAAAGAAACAGACGAACTCTGCAAAGCAGACGACAGTGTTGAAAGTGGCGCGCTCGCAACTGATGACGACAAAGCGCGCGGAAATTCTGATGTTAAACCGGCTTTGTCGTATATTGCTCTCATAGCAAAAGCTATACTGGAGTCTAACCAGAAAAGACTGAGTTTAGGTTCGATTTATAATTGGATCGAAAAGAACTATCCATATTACATTAACAAAGGTCAGGGATGGCGAAACAGCGTCCGTCATAACCTGTCGTTAAATGATTGTTTCATTAAAGCAGGCCGCTGTGAGGACGGGAAGGGGAACTATTGGGCCATCCATCCGGCCAATATCCAGGACTTCATGCGAGGGGACTTCCGTCAAAGGCGGCGCTCCCGCCGCCGCGGCCGAAAGAAGGACTGCGATTTGGGAATGTACCACATGGCGAACGGCTACCTCGGAACGACACCGCCCATTGCCCCAAGTGTTCCATTTAACCCAGCCCCAGCGCTCAGTTCGATTTACTCCCCCTATACGGAGGCGGAGCGGCGCGCCTACCGTCTCGACGACGCTCTCTTGCGACAGAACATGAACAATCCTTTCATGAAATGGTACCATGGAAACGGTAGCTATGGCAACCAGACGCCCGGATGTAACAGCGCCGTTTACAACAGCCCTTCACCCCAATGGCAGACGGGATATCCGGAACAACCCACATATCCGCTCAACGCCGCTCTTTCGACTAGGTGG aAATTACACCACTCCAACACTCGTTTGAGAAGTAGAAGAAAAGCAAAATGGGAGATGAAACAAAACTGGACAAAATGGGAAGAGAAACAAGATGggaaaaatggaaaaagaaacaaaatgggGGGAAATGGGAAGAGAAACAAAATGGGGAAAATGGGAAGAGAAACGAAATGGGGAAAATGGGTTAAGAAACAAAATGGGAAAAATGGAGGAGAAGCAAAATGGGGAAAATgggaaaagaaacaaaatggGGAAAAATGGGAAGAGAAACAAAATGGGGGAAATgggaaaagaaacaaaatggGAAGAGTAAAACTATGGACCAGCAGCAGGAAAATAGTTTAA